In Eleutherodactylus coqui strain aEleCoq1 chromosome 4, aEleCoq1.hap1, whole genome shotgun sequence, the following are encoded in one genomic region:
- the LOC136624914 gene encoding heparan sulfate glucosamine 3-O-sulfotransferase 1-like, which translates to MAVYLVSVFLLLTQCQASPFDYPPPTNSSLAEALQIEVGEINNTSQQLLFSTPPPPGTIRRTPQTIIIGVRKGGTRALLEMLDIHPNIAVAATEVHFFDWDENYIKGIEWYRSLMPYSFENQITIEKTPGYFTSLQAPERIHSMNSSIKLLLILRDPTERVISDYTQVYYNRLENHKPVQPFEGIVIKNGALNTKYKAIQRSLYDVHMERWLKYFNLNQIHIVDGNTLIKTPLTELQKVERFLNLPPRIVSSNFYFNQTKGFFCIRSDGKERCLHESKGRPHPVVNETVLEQLYSYFREHNHRFYQMVNQSFDWH; encoded by the coding sequence ATGGCCGTATATTTGGTCTCCGTGTTCCTCCTACTGACCCAGTGTCAGGCATCTCCTTTCGACTACCCACCTCCTACAAATAGTTCCCTTGCAGAAGCTCTTCAGATAGAAGTGGGAGAAATCAATAATACAAGTCAACAACTCCTCTTCTCTACTCCTCCACCCCCAGGTACAATTCGCCGGACACCACAGACTATCATTATTGGAGTACGGAAAGGTGGGACCAGAGCTTTACTGGAGATGTTGGACATTCACCCCAACATTGCAGTAGCCGCAACTGAAGTACATTTCTTTGACTGGGATGAGAATTACATCAAAGGAATTGAGTGGTACAGAAGTCTTATGCCATACTCATTTGAAAATCAAATTACTATTGAGAAAACGCCAGGCTATTTCACATCTCTGCAGGCACCAGAAAGGATTCATAGCATGAACAGCTCAATTAAATTGCTTCTTATTCTGAGAGATCCAACAGAGAGGGTCATATCGGATTATACCCAAGTATACTACAACAGACTTGAAAATCACAAGCCCGTACAACCCTTTGAGGGCATAGTGATTAAAAATGGTGCACTTAATACCAAATATAAGGCAATCCAAAGGAGCTTGTATGATGTGCATATGGAGAGATGGCTGAAATACTTTAATTTGAATCAGATTCATATAGTGGATGGAAATACTTTAATAAAAACACCTCTAACAGAACTGCAGAAGGTAGAAAGGTTCCTCAACCTCCCTCCGAGAATCGTGTCTTCAAACTTTTACTTTAACCAAACCAAGGGATTCTTCTGCATTCGAAGTGACGGGAAAGAGAGGTGTTTACATGAGTCCAAAGGGCGGCCCCACCCTGTGGTCAATGAAACTGTCTTGGAGCAACTTTACTCTTACTTCAGAGAACACAATCACAGGTTCTACCAAATGGTTAATCAATCTTTCGACTGGCACTAA